Within the Deltaproteobacteria bacterium genome, the region TAAGGGAAATGAAAGAGATGATGTATGAATGGGAGCAGCCTTACATTGTTGATCATAAAAAATATGAAGATAAGTTTGGTAATAACAGTACACCGCATGATATTGCTATTCGAGAAACTGTCGAATGGTATCGGGAAAATGTTGCCATGTAAGAAGATTAATAAGGGGTTGCGTCTACGCATTTGACGGGGAGCCCAATTCCGGGGACATCCATGATAAGTAAAGTCAAGAGGAAAAGGGAGATTTCCGACCGCTACCGGACTTTAGAGTTGTCCCATTTTTTGCTTCTTTTTTGTTTTTTACAGAAAAAAATGCCCCGAAATATCGGGGCATTTATTGGACTGCTCAAAACATGCATTTTTACATAACTTTCACTTCGTGAAAAACTCCATATACACACCAGTTAAGGAACAGGCTCCAACTTGACTGCGTCCACATAGAGTTGCCTATGCAGGCCAAACTCGGATCCACTCAATATGATAGAGGCCGTGTCGCCCGCATCAAAGGGGAAGGTTCCTATCAACAGCCAGCCGCCACCAGTAGCTCCCGTGTTTTGATTGATCGCAACCGGTGTCTCTCCACCACTGTGCTGGACAGTGTATACAGCATTCTGATTCCAGATCGTGCTTTGTTGCAGCCAGGCATAGACCTTATAGTTGCCCGCATTTTCAATCGAAGGCTTCCAGGTGGCTGTAAGCAGACTTTCATCTGCAACGTGTTGGTGATTCCAGGTAGTGATATAACTTCCTCTGTATGCACTACCAGACACAATATCACGTAGCCAATTATCCGAATAGCTATGGATTACATCCACATTATCCAGATAAATATTGTCATCCATACTTGTTACAAACACAGGGCTGCTAATGTTCGTACCCACATTCCCAGCCGCATCGATTGCTGTAATGGGTACAGCGTAGGACCTATCAGGTGTATCAAGTGGTATAGGGAGTTGATAACCATAGGTTCCGCCTCCATTGTCCGTCATCACTTCGGCGCTACCTCCGCCTAAGCTTGACGTATCAATAGTAACGCTTCCCCCGGCCATGTCATCATCGGGATCAGTCACGCTTACGACAATATCGGCAACGCCGGCACCATCATTCAACGCCCAGCGCCGCTCTTCAAAGCGATTAATGACCTTGGGCCCCATGAAGGGTGTCCGGGGATAAAGGAAAGCTCCATGGCAGGTGTTACAGATATGGTTTGTACTCACCCCTTTATTCCAGCCAACTGTTGCAGAGCCAAATCTAGCGTAACCAGCCGTGCTCTCCGCCAGGCCATCAGCAGTAATGTACCCTTCGTTATAATTGATCGCTCTTCCTTCAGACCACCCGTTCACAGGCCATTCACCACCGTTAACTTCATCAACAGAAGAGAACTCAGGGTCTAGATCATCCATGATGATATCAGGCACGCCATCAGCATCCGTATCAAAACCCATTTTGTCGGCAATCAAAAGCAGAGTGGAGAGTCTTGCGCTCAGCTCCACATAGCCCGATGTTCCCGCAGAGAAGTCATAGGTGCCGAGAGAAACCCATTTTCCTCCCGTTTGATGTTGTGAGTGGGCAACAGTCGTGGTGCCTCCATCATGATAAATCGTATATTCGCCGGTTCCCATGCCGCCATTCTTTTTCCACCAGCCGAAGACTTCAAAAGTGCCCGCACTGGGCAGATCAGGCCGCCATGTAGCTGTAGAGAAAGGTCCAGGGGCTGGCTTCAAATAAAGGAGATCAACACTCGGTGTTCGGTCATCTGTACCGGGCGTACTAGCCAACTCCCCGGTTCGAGTCATTTTATAGGATTTAGACCCATGGACATTGTGGCAGGTCACACATCCCGAACGACTGTCCAAAAGACCATCATAGTCCGTATCGGCGAGCTTACCCGACAAGGTATTAGACCAGACATGTACATTATGTCCACTTTGACCCTTCGTAAAATTACTCTGGTTGTCTTCATCTCGAAGCGCACCTTGATCATGGCAGTTCACGCAAAGCTGTTCATTCGCTACTGTGTTGGATGTGCGCAGGCGATAACTATCACCCCAGGGATTAACAACATCTCCTGTTGTTTCGTCGATTTCATAGGTGCGATGTTCGTGGTCAAAGTGCTTTTTGTTGGCATCATGACATTCCAGGCAGTTATTAATGCTCTTGCCATGGCCCGTTGCCCAGTAACCATAGGTGCTGTTGTCACCCACCACGTCTGGCGCATAGGTAAACGTAGCACCAACGGGGTCACTGATGCTCTGCTGGGCATCATGACAGGTGGAGCACCACTTCTCTTTACCTGCCTTGAGGGTTACGCCGTCATCTTCATAGACGCCACCTAATGCAAAATTCGCCTTGGCGCCAACAACGGGATCCATCAGACCCGATGGGCTGGCGGGAAACCCGCCGCCGGGGCTGTGACAATCGTCGCAGACTGTGGTTGTCTCAATGGGCTGTCCGTCTTTAAATGCCCCGTTGTGGCAGACATTGCAATCGGTAATACCGGGCCCTTTACCTGTGTTATCAAAGTGGGTCTGGTGACTCCTCATCAGATCACCCAAAAACTTAACTTCACCGCCATCAACGAGCGCCCCACCTTCAATTGTCAGGGTGACACCCGGCGCTACTTTGATACTACCAACAACCGTATAGGGACCACCTTCCGCAGTCCATACCGTGTCTTCAGTAATCGTTCCACTAATTGGCGTAATCGCATATGCCGTGCTTGCCGCTAACGATAGGATCATTAATAGACCTATCGTTCTTAACCGATGTAACATGAGACACCTCCTTAATTAAATTAGAAAAATTTTTAAATTCCTTCAGAAAAGTTGACTATTTTATCCTGAAGAAGAAACATTACTATAAATAAAGCAGGGGATGAAGGGCCTGTCAATTAGAAGAAGTAAGTAAGGGCAACAATCCCTTTTGGAAATGTTGGGGTCGGACCAAGTTAAGTTATTGAAATAAGGTGATATTTTCATCGACCTCTTCAAGTTCATAATTGAGTTAAGTGAGCCCCAATTATTAAATACCATTCTAAACACACCCGCCAAATACTAATTTGCTACTAATTTTTCAATTATTAGTATTTAGATTTTTTCCCGTTACAACCACCCTTCTTTGTTAAGGTAATTGGGGGATAGCTATCCCCAATTACTAATCTAAAGTTTCCCTTTTACAAGGGAATTTTCCCCTTATACTTGTCTTAATGCTAAGATATAGTTGAAATTACAGAAAATAGAGGAAGAGGAAAAAAATTGGAAGAATGGGTAGAACAGATACGGAATCAAGTAAATTCACTTGAGAAACTTGAAAAGTATATCAATGTATCGGATGAAGAAAGGCGGGCAATTGAAGAATTGCAAACCAGATGGGGTGTAACACCATATTTTGCATCGTTGATGGATAAGGATGACCCGAATTGTCCGATTCGTAAGCAGGTGATTCCATCAATGAAAGAACAGAGCAACGAATTCGGAATGGATAATTATCTGGTCTGGAAAGAAAATAGAGCAACCGAAGAAGTTCGCCCCGATTGCATTGCCCGTCAATATCATGATCGTATTGCTTTTACTGTTGTCGAAACCTGCGGTATTTATTGTCGGCATTGCTTCCGTAAGGAGATGGTTGTTGATCAGGATCTGAAACTGCGTATGGATGTAGACGAAGGGCTGACCTGGATTGCCCAACATAGCGAAATTCGTGATGTACTTATTACAGGTGGCGATCCGTTACTTTTTTCAGATGATAAACTCGAATACCTGATTACAAAACTTCGTGAGATTCCGCACGTCCAAATGATTCGTATAGGATCCCGTTTGCCTATTGTTCTGCCCCATCGAATTACAGAAGGTTTAAAAAAGGCTATTGGCGGTTTTCACAAGGTTCCCGTTTGGCTCAATACACAGTGTAATCACCCAAAAGAAATTACTGAAAAAACAGAGAAAGCAATTTACGAACTAATGAGCTGCGGTATCAATACCGGAAATCAAGCGGTCTTATTGAGAGGTATTAATGATGATGTAGATACATTTAGAGAGCTGCATCAGAAATTGCTGCGTACTCGCATCCGGCCCTATTATGTTTTTTACTGCGAACCTGCTCCTGGAATTGATCACTTCCGCACTTCTGTTGAAAAAGGAGCTGAGTTGATACGTGATGCATTACGTGGGCATACTACAGGTCTCGCACAGCCAATGTATGTATTGGCGACGAAAATTGGTAAGATCCCATTGATGCCTGATTACTATATTTCCGAAAAAAATGAAAAAGAATATACACTACGGAATCACATGGGAGAGACCACTAAAATACCTAATCTCCCTGAATAAGTTAACTTGCAATGTACACATTGGAATAATCGGCTAGCCGATCCCCCAGCCCCCGCACCGGGCGGTTCAGAAAGATTACCGGACCGTAGCTCCTGCAATAAGGAATCGCATCAATGACAAATCCATTCAACTGATTATTACGAACCAGGGCAGATCCAAGGCTCAGATAGCTTCTCTTTTATCCCTTTCCGGATTTCTTCCCTGAAAACAAAGATAACAATAAGGGGAACGGTTAATAATGCTCACTGTTTTTGAAAAAGCAGCCATGAGAATTATCATGGCTGCCGGATAGAATTTAAATGTTACCTTTTACATTATTACCCCTAAGGCTGCTTCTGAAAACTCTAAACTATCTAAAATATAGGTTTCACCTTCAGCGGAGAGGGTTGTAAACTCCAGTGATATTGCCGTTACTGCATTATGAGCATCAAAATCTGCAAGTGGTATTCTTACGGTATTCATTCGACCAAAGGGGGAGATAGTACCGTAATCATTCAAGTAGACGTAACGGGTTTTCTGTCCCGCATTGGATAATCCAATTTTTATCGTTGGAAGCGGCCCGTCAGGTCCAAGCTTTGCAATCCGGAAACTTAATGTTTTATAGGCCGCGGCATTTTGACCAGGCGCATCAATCTCCCAGAGTACTGAGGCGCCCTCGGAATCGGGCTCCATTACAAGAATCTGCGTATCATGAGGGGAGTCCGCTAAATCCTCAGCGTCCGCAATATAAGCATTCATCTGCTCTATGCTAACTTCCCCTCCCATTGTGTTATGAAAGATATCAATATCTTCGAAGTTATCGATGACCTTTCGCACAGCATCACTATATTGGCTATAAACGACTCCTTTTCCCCTACAGGATCAATCTTTAATCGTGAAAGTCCGGAAAATAACTGTCCCCATTTTAGTACCCAAAAGGCCCGCAACCTTATTAATAAGTTGCGGGCCTTAATCATCTTCACACATTTTAATTCACCCCCCCCTTTTTTATTCCTTGTTACTCTGCTGCTTTCACAGGCCGGACAGCTTACTATAGGCGAGGTTACAACCCAGGTACAAAATGAGAATTAATTTTGAGATATAGAGCGGTTTCCCGGCAAATAAGCTCTTCCTTCTTCACTGATGATGGATCGATAATTATTATTTACATACAAATCTGTTTATAACTGCAATTTCATAATTGCCCCCTGCACTGTATTCAAAAATAATTTCTTTACAAGCCAAACTTCTTTAGTATAATCAGCCTTTGTACACAAAGAGTACATAAGAATATGCCAAAAAAAGCATCAATAGCCAAGATTACAGCACCTCTTCCGGGAAATGTTTTCGAAAGGGAAAGGCTGTACAATCTTTTAGACCAAAGACGTCCTCTAACATGGATAAGCGGTCCCGGGGGGGCAGGGAAAACCACACTTACTGCAAGCTACCTGAACTCTCGAAAAATTCCCCATATCTGGTACCGCCTCGATGCCGGTGACGAAGATATTGCCACATTTTTTCACTATATGGGTCTGGCTGAAAAAAAAGCAGCGCCACGCCGAAAAAAACTTCTTCCACACCTTACGCCTGAATTCATGATGGGCATACCGACTTTTGCGAAACGTTTTTTTGAAGAACTCTACAACCACCTGGCACCACCGGCTGTGATCGTCATTGATGACTATCAGGAAGTTTCTGATGAATCCGGCTTTCACAACATAATCAATTCAGCCTTATCCGTCCTTCCCCATGGAATTTCGGTAATTATCATGAGCCGGGGTACATCTCCGGAAGTTTTTTCCCGCCTGCAACTCAATCGAATGATGACGGTAATTGATTGGGAGACTCTTCGTCTTAACATAGAAGAGACAGCAGGCATAAGCCACTTCATTAACCCTGCCGTAACGGAATCTATCAATCCTGATGTATTGCATCAAAAAACAGGTGGCTGGATAGGCGGGCTCAACCTCATACTGGAATCGGTTTACCTCGATAAGCTTTCTGCTATGTTATTAAATGATGAAACACCTGAAACAATATTCAACTATTTTACCTATGAGTATTTTTGTAAACTCGATAAAGAATCACAGACATTTCTCCTAAAAACCGCTTTTATGCCAAGTATGACGCTGGAGATGGCAAGAAATCTTACCGGCGTCAAACAGGCCCGCCACTTACTGTCTGTTCTCTATAAAAATAATTGCTTTTTAGAGAAGCACATGCAAAGTCCGCCTGTATATCAGTATCATCCTCTTTTCAGGTCCTTTTTATTAAATGAGGCGATGATTTTTTTTTCCGAAGAGGAAAGGGATCAAACTTTAAGGCATGCCGCCACGCTCCTTTCCCAATCCGGTCAGGTGGAAGAGGCAGCGAAACTTATGATAGAAACAGGTGATCCTGAACGGCTCATTTCACTCATCCTTGAGAATGCACAGGTATTTGTCGGGCAGGGACGTAACCGGGTAGTTGAGGCATGGATACTGGCGGTGCCGGAGCCGATTCGGGAAGAAAACCCCTGGCTCATCTTCTGGCTCGGCTCCTGCAAAATATCCTATAACATAATTGAGGCCCGAGCCATTTTCAAAAAATCGTTTCAACTTCTGGATTCCCGGAAAGATGCTGCCGGAGCTTTTCTTTCCTGGTGCGGGGTGGCTAACTCTATCTTGTGGGGATGGGATGATTTCAAAAGCTTTGACGGCTGGATTAACATTCTAAATGATCTTGTCAAAAAGTATAAGGGCATCCCTGAAGGCGAGATAGAGACCCGGATTTCCACTGCAATGTTTTCAGCCATAATTCTACATTACCCTGACCACCCACAATTTGAATTATGGAAAAGCCGTGCTCTTTCTATTCAGGAAACCAATTCTGATCTGATCTGTCGGATGGTCGTTCTGGCACATTTCTCTTACTACCTGCATATGTGTGGCAAATTGGAAGAGGCTGATGAAGTTATCTTATTAATCAAGAGTTTAGTGAGCAGTAGTAATCCATCCTGTTTAGAGGTAATGCAGGCACAATTAGCCGAAATAATTCAGGCCAACTTCAGTGGTGACCACGATCAGTGTTTGAAACTGGTTGACAAGTCCCTTGAAATTTCAAGCCGTAATGGTCTTCACCTCATGGACGCCATGATTGCAGGGCAGGCCCTGTGGTGCTCCTTTAAGTGCCGGTATTTTGAAAGGACTGCTCATTATATGAAGATCATAGAGTCTTCATTAAGCCTTATCAGTCCTTTCGAGCGTTCCTTTTATCATTTTCTTAAAGCCTTTTCTGCCCTCCATAACAAAAATATATCCCTTGCCGAAAGGGAATGCAGTCTTTCTCTCCAAATCGTTTTGGAAATCGGAGTGGTTCCACCCCTTCTGACCGTTTTCTCTTTACGTGCTTATACTCTTCATGAGCTGGGAAAATATGAGGAAGCTTCCGAAGCACTTTCAGAAGCCATCAATTACAGCCTCAAGTTTGATAGTAATGGCTATACTTTTGAATTTTCCCTGCTGGAGGCCTATTTCAGCTTTCAGCGGAGAGATGAAGCGGCCGGCTTAAGCGCGCTTAAGGCGGGCCTTGGCCAGGGGAGAGAAAG harbors:
- a CDS encoding KamA family radical SAM protein, whose protein sequence is MEEWVEQIRNQVNSLEKLEKYINVSDEERRAIEELQTRWGVTPYFASLMDKDDPNCPIRKQVIPSMKEQSNEFGMDNYLVWKENRATEEVRPDCIARQYHDRIAFTVVETCGIYCRHCFRKEMVVDQDLKLRMDVDEGLTWIAQHSEIRDVLITGGDPLLFSDDKLEYLITKLREIPHVQMIRIGSRLPIVLPHRITEGLKKAIGGFHKVPVWLNTQCNHPKEITEKTEKAIYELMSCGINTGNQAVLLRGINDDVDTFRELHQKLLRTRIRPYYVFYCEPAPGIDHFRTSVEKGAELIRDALRGHTTGLAQPMYVLATKIGKIPLMPDYYISEKNEKEYTLRNHMGETTKIPNLPE